From Streptomyces griseorubiginosus, one genomic window encodes:
- a CDS encoding polysaccharide deacetylase family protein produces MARHGGRGWYGKVLGAALGVTLLAAGASVWTAQAGAVGSSPKAATSAKPAAVKPVDVTIAHASDKGARGVNITIDDGPDPRWTPQVLDVLRQYGVKATFCMVGTQAQAHPDLVKQVVAAGHRLCDHSVSHDTTMDKKSEAYQSQQILDAERMITQASGGVRPLYYRAPGGAFTPYSRKLAASRGMRPLGWNVDSKDFELPGTAAIIATVEHELPNGPTVLFHDAGGDRAETVEALRRLLPRLRDQGYVFGFPVR; encoded by the coding sequence ATGGCGCGGCACGGCGGGCGGGGCTGGTACGGCAAGGTGCTCGGGGCGGCGCTCGGGGTGACGTTGCTCGCCGCCGGCGCCTCGGTGTGGACCGCGCAGGCCGGTGCCGTGGGCTCGTCCCCGAAGGCGGCCACGTCGGCGAAGCCGGCCGCGGTGAAGCCGGTCGACGTGACCATCGCGCACGCCTCGGACAAGGGCGCGCGCGGCGTCAACATCACCATCGACGACGGCCCCGACCCGCGGTGGACCCCCCAAGTCCTGGACGTGCTGCGCCAGTACGGGGTCAAGGCGACGTTCTGCATGGTCGGCACGCAGGCGCAGGCCCACCCCGACCTGGTGAAGCAGGTCGTCGCGGCCGGACACCGGCTGTGCGACCACTCGGTGTCCCACGACACCACCATGGACAAGAAGTCCGAGGCCTACCAGTCCCAGCAGATCCTCGACGCCGAACGCATGATCACCCAGGCGTCGGGCGGCGTGCGCCCCCTGTACTACCGGGCCCCGGGCGGCGCCTTCACGCCGTACAGCCGCAAGCTCGCCGCCTCCCGGGGCATGCGCCCGCTGGGCTGGAACGTCGACTCCAAGGACTTCGAACTCCCCGGCACGGCCGCCATCATCGCCACCGTCGAGCACGAACTCCCGAACGGCCCGACGGTCCTCTTCCACGACGCGGGCGGCGACCGCGCCGAAACGGTGGAGGCCCTGCGCCGGCTCCTGCCCCGACTCCGCGACCAGGGTTACGTCTTCGGCTTCCCGGTGCGCTGA